A portion of the Candidatus Neptunochlamydia vexilliferae genome contains these proteins:
- the ispH gene encoding 4-hydroxy-3-methylbut-2-enyl diphosphate reductase: protein MKLLLSKPRGFCAGVVRAIETVERALEAWGPPIYVKHEIVHNRHVVEDLEQKGAIFIEDLDEVPEGSRIIYSAHGIPPSVRDHAKRRNLIEIDASCGLVIRVHSAAKRYAKKGYHILLIGHKNHVEVIGTAGEAPEVTTIIESVEDVEKLTFPQEQRLFYTTQTTLSLDDVKDITDALKKKYPLIETLPSSSICYATTNRQLALREITHSVDLVLVVGDPTSSNSNRLCEVARTRRIPGHLINDPQEIDPAWLEGVQAIGLTAGASTPESVVQKCIEHLYTLGVTETEEVEYTEENVFFELPKEVLT, encoded by the coding sequence ATGAAACTTTTACTTTCCAAGCCGAGAGGTTTTTGCGCAGGCGTTGTCCGGGCCATTGAAACGGTCGAGCGGGCTCTAGAAGCGTGGGGGCCTCCGATCTATGTGAAGCATGAGATTGTCCACAACCGCCACGTGGTTGAAGATCTCGAGCAAAAAGGGGCCATCTTTATCGAAGATCTTGATGAGGTCCCAGAAGGCTCTCGGATCATCTACTCGGCCCACGGCATTCCCCCTTCGGTGCGCGACCATGCCAAACGGCGTAACCTCATCGAAATCGATGCCTCATGTGGTCTTGTGATCCGGGTCCACTCAGCAGCGAAGCGGTATGCTAAAAAAGGGTACCACATCCTCCTTATCGGCCACAAAAATCATGTCGAGGTGATTGGAACGGCAGGGGAAGCTCCCGAGGTGACCACCATCATCGAGTCAGTCGAAGATGTCGAAAAGCTCACCTTTCCCCAAGAGCAACGCCTTTTCTACACCACACAGACCACCTTAAGTCTTGACGATGTGAAAGACATTACCGATGCGCTCAAAAAGAAATATCCTTTGATCGAAACCTTGCCGAGTTCCTCGATCTGCTATGCCACGACAAACCGGCAGCTAGCGCTCCGAGAAATTACCCATTCGGTCGATCTTGTCCTTGTCGTGGGGGATCCGACAAGCTCCAATTCGAACCGTCTTTGCGAGGTAGCCCGCACACGGAGAATCCCCGGGCACCTGATCAATGATCCTCAAGAGATCGATCCCGCATGGCTCGAAGGGGTGCAGGCGATTGGGCTAACCGCCGGCGCCTCAACTCCCGAGTCGGTCGTCCAAAAGTGTATCGAGCATCTCTATACTCTCGGTGTTACCGAGACCGAAGAGGTGGAATACACCGAAGAAAATGTCTTCTTTGAATTACCTAAAGAGGTTTTGACGTAG